In Geminocystis sp. NIES-3709, a single genomic region encodes these proteins:
- a CDS encoding cytochrome c biogenesis protein CcdA: MFESLSTKLYYLQQLANELVANQLNHLSFFSVAIILFTGLITSLTPCMLSMLPLTIAYIGGYENKGKFSSFLQSIYFAFGLATTLAILGIFAALFGKVYGQIGIGLPILVSSIAIIMGLNLLDIIPLKFPNWDTSNWIKDNLPNSLKSYLLGLTFGLIASPCSTPVLITLLAYIANSKNLVFGAILLVSYAIGYVFPLILAGTFTGTLKNFLNLRIVTQWINPLSGAILLIFGIFSLASRFTI, from the coding sequence ATTTTTGAATCTCTATCTACAAAACTGTATTATTTGCAACAATTAGCCAATGAATTAGTCGCTAATCAGTTAAATCATCTTAGTTTTTTTAGTGTTGCCATCATTTTATTTACGGGATTAATCACCAGTTTAACGCCTTGTATGTTATCCATGCTTCCTTTAACTATTGCCTATATTGGTGGTTATGAAAATAAGGGAAAATTTTCTTCTTTTTTACAGTCAATTTATTTTGCTTTCGGGTTAGCAACCACATTAGCAATTCTCGGAATTTTTGCCGCTTTATTCGGTAAAGTTTATGGGCAAATTGGAATAGGCTTACCTATTTTAGTAAGCTCGATCGCTATTATAATGGGTTTAAATTTACTAGATATAATTCCTTTAAAATTTCCTAATTGGGATACCAGTAATTGGATTAAAGATAACTTACCCAATAGTTTAAAATCCTATCTATTAGGATTAACTTTTGGTTTAATAGCTTCTCCTTGCAGTACTCCTGTTTTAATAACTTTACTTGCTTATATAGCTAATAGTAAAAATTTAGTATTTGGGGCAATATTATTAGTTAGTTATGCAATTGGCTATGTTTTTCCTTTAATTTTAGCTGGTACATTTACAGGAACATTAAAAAATTTTCTAAATTTAAGAATAGTTACTCAATGGATTAATCCCCTTAGTGGGGCAATTTTATTAATATTTGGGATTTTTTCTTTAGCTTCTCGTTTTACTATTTAG
- the amt gene encoding ammonium transporter — protein sequence MTDLQWILICAGLVFLMQPGFMCLESGLTRSKNNINVAVKNLADFGISVALFWMFGYGLMFGLSKAGIIGTTGFFIDIGSDSELGAFFLFQAMFCSTSTTIVSGAVAERLKFSSYIISSGIISGIIYPIFGHWAWNGMDNSHNGFTGWLGNLGFVDFAGCTVVHSIGAWVSFALLIIIGPRHGRFSVQKINGSNLPLSVLGVMLLWIAWFGFNGGSIFVFNDQVPRILVNTLMAGVAGMISGCIFGWQKYKMPEVEFLMNGTIAGLVSITASCHAVSTSEAVIIGAIGAYLMLFAKGQLEKHKIDDAVDAVAVHGMGGTWGILAVALFAQPELLGTGLNSFEQLLVQLLGILVCFIWAFGLAWLLLNLTNRFFPLRVSLEDEDIGLNVSEHRAKTEVYDLLTVMDEQIKTQDLSLRVPVEPFTEVGHIATRYNQVINSLEQSTAQLQAGNIELAQAKEKAEIANQTKSVFLANMSHELRTPMNAILGFSQIMMRSNTLLQEHKDNINIIHRSGNYLLNLINNVLDLSKIEAGKMTLNEKNFDLYTLLQEIEDLLQLKAEEKELQLNFERDENVPRYIRTDETKLRQVLINLANNAIKFTEEGGVNVLVYLTPYQPKTEDKIYITFAVEDTGAGISQEDIGKVFEAFTQTEVGRNSQEGTGLGLPISRKFVQLMGGDINIKSTLGEGSIFSFEIVTQLIKPEEVEIEQRINSRHVVGLKSGQQRYRILVVDDRPMNRLLLIKLLQPLGFELKEAGNGQEAIEIWDDWKPHLIWMDMRMPVMDGYEATQHIKGTIKGNATAIIALTASVLEEEKAVILSAGCDDFIRKPFKESVIFDAMAKHLGVEYIYEEENHTSIVTTNQPLTVENLQIMPSSWIDKLYQASVDLDDDLILELIAQIPQEHHTLIEKLTNLVDNFQLKKIRKLIEKQ from the coding sequence ATGACTGATTTACAATGGATTTTAATTTGTGCCGGATTAGTATTCTTAATGCAACCCGGATTTATGTGTTTAGAGTCAGGGTTGACTCGATCAAAAAATAACATTAATGTAGCCGTAAAGAATCTCGCAGATTTTGGTATCTCCGTCGCCTTATTCTGGATGTTTGGTTATGGATTAATGTTTGGCTTAAGTAAGGCAGGAATAATCGGCACGACAGGATTTTTTATTGATATAGGTAGTGATTCTGAGTTAGGTGCTTTTTTTCTCTTTCAAGCTATGTTTTGTAGTACTTCAACGACGATCGTATCAGGAGCAGTCGCCGAAAGGTTAAAATTTAGTTCTTATATAATTTCTTCTGGCATTATTTCAGGTATTATATACCCTATTTTTGGTCATTGGGCATGGAATGGCATGGATAACAGTCACAATGGCTTTACGGGATGGTTAGGAAATCTCGGTTTTGTGGACTTTGCAGGGTGTACAGTAGTTCATTCCATCGGGGCATGGGTATCATTTGCTCTTTTAATTATTATAGGCCCTCGTCACGGTCGTTTTTCTGTTCAGAAAATCAATGGCTCGAATTTACCTTTATCTGTGTTAGGAGTCATGTTGTTATGGATTGCATGGTTTGGTTTTAATGGTGGCAGTATATTTGTATTTAATGATCAAGTACCGAGAATTTTAGTCAATACCCTGATGGCAGGAGTAGCCGGAATGATTAGCGGTTGCATTTTTGGGTGGCAAAAGTATAAAATGCCTGAAGTAGAATTTTTAATGAATGGTACGATCGCTGGATTAGTTTCTATAACAGCTTCTTGTCATGCAGTTTCTACCTCTGAAGCGGTTATTATCGGAGCGATTGGTGCTTATTTAATGTTATTTGCTAAAGGACAATTAGAAAAGCATAAAATTGATGACGCAGTTGATGCGGTTGCAGTACACGGTATGGGAGGTACATGGGGAATTTTAGCGGTAGCCTTATTTGCACAACCTGAATTATTAGGTACAGGTTTAAACTCTTTTGAGCAGTTATTAGTGCAATTATTAGGGATTTTAGTCTGCTTTATATGGGCTTTTGGCTTAGCATGGCTATTACTCAATCTCACTAATCGCTTTTTCCCTTTACGGGTATCCTTAGAAGATGAAGATATAGGACTAAATGTATCTGAGCATAGAGCAAAGACCGAAGTCTATGATTTGCTTACCGTTATGGATGAACAAATTAAAACTCAAGATCTTAGTTTGCGTGTACCAGTTGAACCTTTTACGGAAGTAGGACATATTGCTACTCGTTACAATCAAGTTATTAACTCTCTTGAACAATCTACGGCACAACTTCAAGCAGGAAACATCGAATTAGCTCAAGCAAAAGAGAAAGCAGAGATAGCCAATCAAACTAAAAGCGTTTTTTTGGCGAATATGAGTCATGAATTGCGCACTCCCATGAATGCTATTCTCGGTTTTTCTCAAATTATGATGCGATCGAATACCTTACTACAAGAACACAAAGACAATATTAACATTATCCATCGCAGTGGTAACTATCTTTTGAATTTAATCAATAATGTTCTTGATTTATCGAAGATAGAAGCAGGAAAAATGACATTGAATGAGAAAAACTTTGATCTTTATACGTTATTACAAGAAATTGAAGACTTATTGCAGTTAAAAGCCGAAGAGAAGGAATTACAGTTAAATTTTGAACGAGATGAAAATGTACCTCGTTATATTCGCACAGATGAGACAAAATTACGTCAAGTATTGATAAATTTAGCTAACAATGCCATTAAATTCACTGAAGAAGGAGGGGTTAATGTTTTAGTTTATCTGACTCCCTATCAACCCAAAACCGAAGATAAAATCTATATCACCTTTGCCGTAGAAGATACCGGGGCGGGAATTTCACAAGAAGACATCGGGAAGGTTTTTGAAGCCTTTACTCAAACAGAAGTAGGCAGAAACAGTCAAGAAGGTACAGGTTTAGGTTTGCCTATTAGTCGAAAATTTGTCCAATTAATGGGGGGTGACATCAATATTAAAAGTACTTTGGGGGAAGGTAGTATTTTTAGTTTTGAAATAGTTACTCAACTCATTAAACCCGAAGAAGTAGAAATTGAGCAACGTATTAACTCTCGTCATGTGGTAGGTTTAAAATCAGGACAACAGCGTTATCGTATTCTTGTAGTTGACGATCGTCCAATGAATCGTTTATTACTAATTAAATTACTACAACCTTTGGGATTTGAATTGAAAGAAGCAGGAAATGGGCAAGAAGCGATCGAAATATGGGATGATTGGAAACCTCATCTTATTTGGATGGATATGCGAATGCCTGTAATGGATGGTTATGAGGCCACTCAACATATTAAAGGTACAATAAAGGGTAATGCCACCGCTATTATTGCCTTAACTGCCAGTGTATTGGAAGAAGAAAAAGCTGTGATTTTATCCGCAGGATGTGACGATTTTATCAGAAAACCTTTTAAAGAATCGGTTATCTTTGATGCAATGGCTAAACACTTGGGAGTAGAATACATTTATGAAGAAGAAAATCACACCTCGATCGTTACCACAAATCAACCTTTAACAGTGGAAAATTTGCAAATAATGCCCTCATCATGGATAGACAAATTATATCAAGCCTCTGTTGATCTCGATGATGATTTAATATTAGAATTAATTGCACAAATTCCCCAAGAACATCATACCTTGATTGAGAAACTAACTAATTTAGTGGATAATTTCCAACTAAAAAAAATTAGAAAACTTATTGAAAAACAATAA